DNA from Aphis gossypii isolate Hap1 chromosome 3, ASM2018417v2, whole genome shotgun sequence:
CACTCTCGCAAACGCCTAAACGTTTctgtaacattttaaattggaatTAGAAATCATTAATAGAAACAGTTTGATAATTTAgaggattattttttttttatgtataatcataaataattataataaaaataataaactatcattatcaattagaatttaattaaatatttattgttagctTTAAACAACTAACaactgatataaaattaacactcAGTAGTTagcagtttatttaaatatatttgaaacattataatggaaaaatataattgaaaagaaacagatgatttaaaataaaaattgtaacaaaaacattacaattatCACAAGACTTTTCAAATctagcttataaaaataatttacattgtacTTCAAATATGTTAAACAAGCTCTGCttctaaactatttaaatcaaaatatataatattcttactagTGTTAAAGCACCAGTTCCAATTGTCGCTTCCAATTTGCGCAAACGTTCTTCCAATCGAGAAATTTGAGAAACTTGATCAAGTTGTGCTCTGTTAGGTCTTATTAGTGCTTGGAAATTTAATGCTTCAGAAACATTTTCTGTAGTTACTTGTGATTTATCACTGCTTCCTGGTCTCTTATTTAACAATTCAGTAATAGTTTCTACATACTTTCTAAAAGAgacatttgaatataaatattaattaatgaataattattatcagtataaaaattatttattgaaatgagTATTATGGTTAACatgagaattatttttaaacaacaaaaaatatattttacaattttttttaaatattttattttattctttgtatttttaaaagaaatatacaatCTGTGCCTAGTGACTCATgacacaataattaaatgtgatgtagaaaaatatacatacaattaatttaaaaaaaaaacagtttacaGTTACTCATACGAGTCATATATACATGAATGTTTGAAGAAAGCAAGTAAGCAACCATTCATTAGCACAGCGGTTCCCAATCTTTTTGAGACTATTACCCATAAATCAAGTTAGATATTAAGAAATACCACTCCCTCCCCAAAAAtaatgagtaaaaaaataacaaaaataatgtataaaatataaatattatttgaagatGATGAAATTATCAGTCATTAGGACATAGATAAGGTAATCcccaaaactattaataacgttaagaaatgttttcaattaattaataagcttgtaggaatagaataaaatagataaatgtttgattgttgttttaatgttGTGTTCAGCAATATGAgtctatactttaaataattttttttctagtgaaTTTTAGCTATGTTactctagaaaaaaaatattaaacttgtagtttacaaaataacatcaattatttgtactataagttttatgaaaaataaatgtatttttattttatatttttaaattttaaatttaaattaattatactacatacttttaacaatacatatttgtttagtttatcgtattatacattacacataGAGCACCAtaagtttcatttttaattatctaaaacaGCGGTTCTCAACCTGAAAGACATGTGACAAAATTTCAGAGGAgacatgaaaattaaaaaatctatatttatatatatatatatatattagtcgTAATTTGATCTTATGGTGAGAGGAGCATGACATCATAAAATAGTATGAAAGAGAACATGAACCTCAAAAGATTGAGAACCCTTGATCTAAAActttcatatttattgtatatttttatcactgtTTGATTATCTGCATTCTGTACCCTTCTCCGTCCTAATTAGTTCAGATAATTGACACttcatagtattttaaatcatacttACTGTAAATTATCGATTTCAGATGTTCCTAATTTGCCCAATTGTTGACCAAAAGacttttctatatttaatgtagACAATTTCAGCATTACATCTTGTACTTGAGATCCTATGTTAGTACATGATTGCTCGTCaagatcatttttattttcctataaaataaaaaaaattattcaatcttATTAATTCTTGTAGACGGGACTacctaaattgttttttaaacacaaacgctattttgttttaatttggtTGTCTTAGAGTAGATCTGTTTATATAGaatgaatatttcaatatttagtaGTAGAAAGCCTATGATCAGATTTTAgaatcttaatttaataagttatgatataatagaatattagtacactaatatttttaagatgaaatgatttagaattttttttatgtatgtaatgaaataatattgatgtaattaattaaaacacgtATTTTGAgcttatttgatttatactgaataattaataaataataacttattagtcttgtatactgtatagtgtcAGATAAAATAggaagtttaatattttcatgaaaacAGATCTCGTACTACTACTTGGACCCTTACATTTAACACTTTTGTTTCcagtactttaataatttaaaacagctaacaaaactataatttataaatataggtaaatataattattaatttgatcacTGATCagtaaaatgaaatacaataaataatttaagtttagttTTCTTAgcatatctaatttaaattacataactcatgacaatataaaattgaaattaacctgtaaagaatttatttcTTGAACCAATTCTTCAGTTTCCAACTTCAATCTATAATACTTTTGTAATGGAGTTTCTTTTTCTCCTTGTGCAGCTAATTCCCAAAGTtggctttaaatattttaaaataattgtgttaaattaaatgcaaagaggtaaaataaattagtaaatacttACTTTGAATTGTACCCAGTTTTTAGAGATCTACCTAATTTATCAGAAAAGTCTATATTTTCTGAATTGACAACTTTATCTTTGAAGTGTTTGTAAGCTTCAGTTGGAGCTAATTTGACACGTTCAATATCTTCGTTGTcctttattgaatattaaagtaatattaatgcacatattttaatattgaactaaagatattttgaatacatttgtatattatttcttgttgattgttatatttttgtgaatattttttgacatactttttaagttatctttcatataatttaaatatttttacacagaCATAGTTAAAAGTCCAATCTTTTCCAACATCTTTAATATTgtgaaattttacttttatatttagagGTTTCAAAAGGCtttgtttacaaaaacaatactttttactagtatcaaataaataattaagaaaatattaaaacatcattaaaaaattgcaatacaGAAAATCTTGCAAAAATTCCTGCCTTCCCATAAACATTTCTACAAATAACAGTAAAACATACTAAATCTTACCTCTTCTGCATAATCAAGTTGTTGATCATCTTCTGGCAATTCAAAAGTCTCATAGACATCAGGTTGATCGTAagccttaaaataaataaataatttattgtcttatcttgatattgaaataataaaattaaggtaattaatagaaaatgtttGATCATAAATTGTAAACTGATACTGATACTGATATTGTaccaatatgtataatgatacttgatacattttaagtttatattaagtttttaagtttatgcATTTTAGAGTACATTAAAATCATTCTAAttctatataaactattataatgtatttgagATGTAGCAAGTATTACTTATTTCTTTTAAGTTATTAgacatgttttgttttaagctATAACACGGGAAGTAGGTAGCGtaggtagttttaaaaatcttattttctataaaatgtttacattttatagtatctCAGTGAATAgattattaagtatagtacttgttcaaatattataatattgtgaactGTGGATacaggaaaaataaaaatctatacttACAATTCCACTTAAATGAGCGTATTTCGAGTCAACTGCCATCTTAATAAAGATTATTGGATAATTGAATAGTGACTAGTTTACACGTACTATGTGAACTAAAATATGTGatacatagatattagatactaaataaatagctCTTCTCATATATTCAATACACAACTAAACCAGACAAGAGAAATTACTTCTTGAGTCACAACTCACAAGATTTAGAAGGTATTATAGATTAGATATTCTAGATAATGGAATAGGTATTTTCACTATCTATATCTGTGCAAGGCGTCAGTggtatcaatattcaatatcaaCAACACACTTTTGGTGGCTCACTTAAAAAAGCACGCGGGCGCAATCTGGTATAGTTTGTCTCAACGAGCGCTGcttcataatatatctattacctatattggcTATACTCTATGAtgggtagtaggtacctagaaAAATAGTGTCTAATGATGTGACACGaagatgtaaaatataaatagaatttattaaataataaataccggGACTtgcttttttaatagtaagttCTGTTGTTTTGCAATAACGTAAAAATCAGCGTTCTAAattatggtttaaaataaaaatacctactgAGACTGTTTACAttcataaacaaaatgtagttatttaattatatggcacactttataattatattttattccttttatttataataaataactgttaCTGTCGCAGCGACAATGTCGCTTGTTAGTTAGACATAACTCACAACTTTgaacttataagttaaaatggCATGAATGCATGGTGATAGAACTTAACCACTGTCAAATACTGCGATAGCTTGACGTATATCATATATGATTCAATGGTCGAAGTGCCTCAAAATAAATGGAGGGATGCCTTCTAAACTTTTATTCTATTGAGTATtaagtattgttatattaagactatattattttacctatcgGCTATCATTATAAGTGGATCCAGTGAAGggataaaaaatgtagattataataaGTGGTAAGACGCCATCCCCCTGTAAGCCTCCCACTACGAACCACTTGGACAATTTGGAAATTAGGTCacccaaaattattttatcatacattaatgactgtttttaaatgaaatgggaaatttattataaatacattaaacaccTAGAATCCCCTTTCAGCTTTCCATGTACAAAACTGATTAAATAGTGATGAATATAGTAGCGGATAGACTGGATACTGGATAGGGACAAGTGAACATAGCCGTTTGGACGTAAAAAAAAGATGTACAAATCAATCAgtaaaaatacctacatattacattataaataattaataaattaatttattgatttataaatgtagttCATGTTatttagatacctacctattggctatttagtatttacatttgAAATTGGAAATTGGCATTGTCAAttgataatagaaaaaatcaaCGGTAGGAGAAAATATTTACCagtatttttagttaagtacatgtatgatttttgtttCGTAAAATTGTtggtatttgaattaaaaatgtaggtacacagtaaaataaactcaaaatCTATAACTCTGTAGATGTAGAAGATAGGAGATAATATAGCTTTAGAATTTATGTTCTAAATTCTAAGgaagatattatgttttatattattcatatttgtgTAATTATGTTCATTGCAATTCTTACTTCTTACATCACGTAGGTAACTactatataattgatttaaattgcaattaaacaaataaagaaaGGGCTTCTTGGACTTATTATTAGCATTATtacaattagtataaatatttgcaaattaggtatttagatactattataattaatattatgattattatatatttatatcacacGTTTCTCTAGTAACCACTCCAAAATTATACGTTGATGGTTGATCGAGTCACGTAAGTATCGACTTCGGGCACGCTTTATTTCCATAAATTCCATTCCATTTCTAaggaaaaactattattatgttgctGAAAATAGACGAAACAGGAATAGGTAATACCAAGGCACTAAATATATGGGTATGCTAAACCGCCATTTTGCGACTCGTttatcaatgataaaataaacgcGGCAACTTCGTagttccataatattatatgtgataaATGAGTCGCAAAATGGTGGCTTAGCATACCTATTGTTTGTAGTGCCCTAGTAATACGTTTGTTCTTTGGTAATATTAgacttatgaattataatattagaaacttTAGAAACATTTTCCTGAAATCCAATAACAATCAACGAttgttagataaaaataatctctCAGTAACATAACAAATTAGTAAAATGCTCAATTCAAAATGCATTTTcatataagattaaaatattcaatattaaattatagcgGGGAGGgggcaaaataaaatttaagggAGCACTTTTCCACCATTGCTCCAAAGTAGCGTACTAGCGTCGCCACtaagtcatataataatatgacttttttttgtttaactttttggttccaaaattaataacattacaaatgaatcaattatcatatatgttttttataacatacaaaatataatgtataattagtattatattaaactattaaaaaagtcAGTTTCGTTTCCTTCGGTTTAGCTTTTTGccaattatatataggtaagaaACTAAGAACAATGaactttttatcattattatctatgaattGGGGTTACAAatctgataagtgataacaagATACAATTCGTAATTCGTAtttcattatcattaatattattgtacattttaggTTTGGAGTATTTGGACTTAAAATTTAGAACAATTTTGttcattatagattttaaattaagtatttgttattttctttttattttaaagcaaaTTTTGTGTTCGGattgtgataattttttttacttttttattttcatacaatataacttattCCAATATGGAAAATACAAATGCGGAAATGGAAGTTGACGAACctcaaaataatgttgtagCTACAAATGTTACGGGCAGTGTTTCTATATCCTTACATCCACTAGTCATTCTTAATATATCTGAACACTGGACTCGTTTAACAGCTCAAGTTGGAACTTCAGTTCCTTCAATCGGAGCCTTGATCGGTAAACAAAAGGATCGAACTCTTGAAATAATGAACTCGTTTGAATTGTCATATACTGTACTTGAAGATAATGAGACAATGATAATCGATAGAGATTACTACAACTCTAAAGAAGAACAGTTCAAgcaggtaaaataaatattactatgatGTGTTAACATTTAGATCCTTATTATTTctagttttatgtttattgaaatAGGTATTTTGTGACTTGGACTTTCTTGGATG
Protein-coding regions in this window:
- the LOC114126516 gene encoding dynactin subunit 2, producing the protein MAVDSKYAHLSGIAYDQPDVYETFELPEDDQQLDYAEEDNEDIERVKLAPTEAYKHFKDKVVNSENIDFSDKLGRSLKTGYNSNQLWELAAQGEKETPLQKYYRLKLETEELVQEINSLQENKNDLDEQSCTNIGSQVQDVMLKLSTLNIEKSFGQQLGKLGTSEIDNLQKYVETITELLNKRPGSSDKSQVTTENVSEALNFQALIRPNRAQLDQVSQISRLEERLRKLEATIGTGALTLKRLGVCESGGLIEAVRLLLGQLSVLNSTQLDAVDTRVSNLLPKLEQTVAKLDSQDPEKDKKINELYEIILKATQESHLLPEVLQRMVALESLHQKVGKLVMTISNLSAQHTENAQNIEKNEEFLKTIESHINQNMVKMNSNLKSLCTRVEAVAEKMKESEA